One Fundulus heteroclitus isolate FHET01 chromosome 11, MU-UCD_Fhet_4.1, whole genome shotgun sequence DNA segment encodes these proteins:
- the inpp5kb gene encoding inositol polyphosphate 5-phosphatase K isoform X4, producing MSTGRVTSGRTDKYRLHMVTWNVATAEPSEDVASLLQLNDQPPIDLYVIGLQEVIATPVRFISDLMAEDSWSHLFMDTLGPEGFVKVTSVRMQGLLLLVFAKMMHLPFIRNIQTTYTRTGIFGYWGNKGAVSVRFSFYGHMVCFVNCHLAAHMHNALQRVDEFEYILETQDFDIFDTPRVLDHKVVFWFGDLNFRIEDHGLHFVRSSINGGRLNLLWSKDQLLMMKKKEPFLQEFEEGPLNFKPTYKFDRKAETYDTRTSIVALPLTMYRPRPLQRCSTTLLFLLTSLFWGGVCFWLGAWYRELNPPSGKKRKPAWTDRILWRIKPKTLPSDEDDEDDEKASTSTDNGQDEYPIMVTQNTYTSVMSYGVSDHKPVIGNFTLELRKYFDTQLVHVAPVGEWSADQNALLTYTVQEDFMSSTWDWIGLYKIGFKNASDYETFVWVRENELPEVNEVIEKPVDKDEIPLLSGEYVLGYYSTNLNSIVGLSDTFQILESKRAAMEGLVPKDVNGIN from the exons ATGAGCACTGGGAGAGTTACAAGTGGTCGGACAGACAAGTACAG GCTGCACATGGTCACCTGGAATGTGGCTACAGCAGAACCTTCAGAGGATGTCGCCTCATTGCTGCAGCTAAACGATCAACCGCCCATAGACCTCTACGTGATCGG CCTGCAGGAAGTTATCGCCACGCCTGTGAGATTCATCTCAGACCTGATGGCAGAAGATTCCTGGAGCCATCTTTTCATGGACACACTGGGACCCGAAGGCTTTGTGAAG GTCACTTCAGTGAGGATGCAGggtttgctgctgctggtttTTGCCAAAATGATGCATCTCCCATTCATCAGAAACATCCAGACCACCTACACTCGCACCGGCATCTTTGGCTACTGG GGTAATAAAGGTGCCGTATCTGTACGGTTTTCCTTCTATGGCCACATGGTGTGCTTCGTGAACTGCCACCTTGCAGCTCACATGCACAACGCCCTGCAGCGCGTTGATGAGTTTGAGTACATCCTGGAAACACAAGACTTTGACATCTTTGACACCCCCCGGGTCCTGGACCACAA GGTGGTGTTCTGGTTTGGTGATCTGAACTTCCGTATCGAAGACCACGGATTGCATTTTGTCCGCTCATCCATCAATGGTGGGCGCCTCAATCTGCTGTGGAGCAAGGACCAG CTCCTCATGATGAAGAAAAAGGAGCCCTTCCTGCAGGAGTTTGAGGAAGGGCCGCTGAATTTTAAACCCACCTACAAGTTTGACCGTAAAGCTGAAACCTACGACACCAG AACGAGCATTGTGGCACTGCCCCTAACCATGTACAGACCCAGGCCCCTGCAGCGCTGCAGTAccaccctcctcttcctcctcacctCCCTCTTCTGGGGAGGGGTCTGTTTCTGGTTGGGGGCTTGGTATAGAGAATTAAACCCACCAAG CGGCAAGAAGAGGAAGCCAGCCTGGACGGATCGGATCCTCTGGCGGATCAAACCTAAAACCCTCCCGTCAGACGAGGATGATGAGGACGACGAGAAGGCTTCCACTTCCACAGACAATGGGCAGGATGAGTATCCAATCATGGTCACCCAGAACACATACACCAGCGTCATGAGCTACGGCGTGAGCGACCACAAGCCGGTCATCGGAAATTTCACTCTGGAG CTGAGGAAATACTTCGACACACAGCTGGTACACGTGGCGCCTGTGGGCGAATGGAGCGCAGACCAAAATGCTCTTCTGACTTACACCGTCCAAGAGGACTTTATGTCGTCCACGTGGGACTGGATCGGCCTCTACAAG ATCGGATTCAAGAATGCGTCTGACTATGAGACCTTCGTCTGGGTCAGAGAGAATGAGCTGCCAGAGGTTAATGAAGTCATAGAG AAACCTGTGGATAAAGATGAGATCCCTCTGCTAAGCGGAGAATATGTGCTGGGCTACTACAGCACCAACCTGAACAGCATCGTTGGCCTCAGTGACACCTTTCAG
- the inpp5kb gene encoding inositol polyphosphate 5-phosphatase K isoform X2, with protein MDLLPDSSRLRSDSTSSSASQSSRSKTVLRQRLSQLMTCVEDMSSDDEAGEEVSRTLDEAFQLCGRLLPTDAFRLHMVTWNVATAEPSEDVASLLQLNDQPPIDLYVIGLQEVIATPVRFISDLMAEDSWSHLFMDTLGPEGFVKVTSVRMQGLLLLVFAKMMHLPFIRNIQTTYTRTGIFGYWGNKGAVSVRFSFYGHMVCFVNCHLAAHMHNALQRVDEFEYILETQDFDIFDTPRVLDHKVVFWFGDLNFRIEDHGLHFVRSSINGGRLNLLWSKDQLLMMKKKEPFLQEFEEGPLNFKPTYKFDRKAETYDTSSAKTWLGFNGKKRKPAWTDRILWRIKPKTLPSDEDDEDDEKASTSTDNGQDEYPIMVTQNTYTSVMSYGVSDHKPVIGNFTLELRKYFDTQLVHVAPVGEWSADQNALLTYTVQEDFMSSTWDWIGLYKIGFKNASDYETFVWVRENELPEVNEVIEKPVDKDEIPLLSGEYVLGYYSTNLNSIVGLSDTFQILESKRAAMEGLVPKDVNGIN; from the exons ATGGACCTTTTACCGGACAGTTCCCGTTTGCGCTCAGACAGCACAAGCAGCTCTGCGTCCCAGAGCTCCAGGTCCAAGACGGTCCTCCGCCAGCGCCTGTCCCAGCTGATGACCTGCGTAGAGGACATGAGTTCTGACGACGAAGCCGGCGAGGAGGTGTCCCGCACGCTGGACGAAGCCTTTCAGCTTTGTGGACGATTGCTACCCACAGATGCCTTCAG GCTGCACATGGTCACCTGGAATGTGGCTACAGCAGAACCTTCAGAGGATGTCGCCTCATTGCTGCAGCTAAACGATCAACCGCCCATAGACCTCTACGTGATCGG CCTGCAGGAAGTTATCGCCACGCCTGTGAGATTCATCTCAGACCTGATGGCAGAAGATTCCTGGAGCCATCTTTTCATGGACACACTGGGACCCGAAGGCTTTGTGAAG GTCACTTCAGTGAGGATGCAGggtttgctgctgctggtttTTGCCAAAATGATGCATCTCCCATTCATCAGAAACATCCAGACCACCTACACTCGCACCGGCATCTTTGGCTACTGG GGTAATAAAGGTGCCGTATCTGTACGGTTTTCCTTCTATGGCCACATGGTGTGCTTCGTGAACTGCCACCTTGCAGCTCACATGCACAACGCCCTGCAGCGCGTTGATGAGTTTGAGTACATCCTGGAAACACAAGACTTTGACATCTTTGACACCCCCCGGGTCCTGGACCACAA GGTGGTGTTCTGGTTTGGTGATCTGAACTTCCGTATCGAAGACCACGGATTGCATTTTGTCCGCTCATCCATCAATGGTGGGCGCCTCAATCTGCTGTGGAGCAAGGACCAG CTCCTCATGATGAAGAAAAAGGAGCCCTTCCTGCAGGAGTTTGAGGAAGGGCCGCTGAATTTTAAACCCACCTACAAGTTTGACCGTAAAGCTGAAACCTACGACACCAG CTCTGCAAAGACGTGGTTGGGTTTTAA CGGCAAGAAGAGGAAGCCAGCCTGGACGGATCGGATCCTCTGGCGGATCAAACCTAAAACCCTCCCGTCAGACGAGGATGATGAGGACGACGAGAAGGCTTCCACTTCCACAGACAATGGGCAGGATGAGTATCCAATCATGGTCACCCAGAACACATACACCAGCGTCATGAGCTACGGCGTGAGCGACCACAAGCCGGTCATCGGAAATTTCACTCTGGAG CTGAGGAAATACTTCGACACACAGCTGGTACACGTGGCGCCTGTGGGCGAATGGAGCGCAGACCAAAATGCTCTTCTGACTTACACCGTCCAAGAGGACTTTATGTCGTCCACGTGGGACTGGATCGGCCTCTACAAG ATCGGATTCAAGAATGCGTCTGACTATGAGACCTTCGTCTGGGTCAGAGAGAATGAGCTGCCAGAGGTTAATGAAGTCATAGAG AAACCTGTGGATAAAGATGAGATCCCTCTGCTAAGCGGAGAATATGTGCTGGGCTACTACAGCACCAACCTGAACAGCATCGTTGGCCTCAGTGACACCTTTCAG
- the inpp5kb gene encoding inositol polyphosphate 5-phosphatase K isoform X3: MDLLPDSSRLRSDSTSSSASQSSRSKTVLRQRLSQLMTCVEDMSSDDEAGEEVSRTLDEAFQLCGRLLPTDAFRLHMVTWNVATAEPSEDVASLLQLNDQPPIDLYVIGLQEVIATPVRFISDLMAEDSWSHLFMDTLGPEGFVKVTSVRMQGLLLLVFAKMMHLPFIRNIQTTYTRTGIFGYWGNKGAVSVRFSFYGHMVCFVNCHLAAHMHNALQRVDEFEYILETQDFDIFDTPRVLDHKVVFWFGDLNFRIEDHGLHFVRSSINGGRLNLLWSKDQLLMMKKKEPFLQEFEEGPLNFKPTYKFDRKAETYDTSGKKRKPAWTDRILWRIKPKTLPSDEDDEDDEKASTSTDNGQDEYPIMVTQNTYTSVMSYGVSDHKPVIGNFTLELRKYFDTQLVHVAPVGEWSADQNALLTYTVQEDFMSSTWDWIGLYKIGFKNASDYETFVWVRENELPEVNEVIEKPVDKDEIPLLSGEYVLGYYSTNLNSIVGLSDTFQILESKRAAMEGLVPKDVNGIN; encoded by the exons ATGGACCTTTTACCGGACAGTTCCCGTTTGCGCTCAGACAGCACAAGCAGCTCTGCGTCCCAGAGCTCCAGGTCCAAGACGGTCCTCCGCCAGCGCCTGTCCCAGCTGATGACCTGCGTAGAGGACATGAGTTCTGACGACGAAGCCGGCGAGGAGGTGTCCCGCACGCTGGACGAAGCCTTTCAGCTTTGTGGACGATTGCTACCCACAGATGCCTTCAG GCTGCACATGGTCACCTGGAATGTGGCTACAGCAGAACCTTCAGAGGATGTCGCCTCATTGCTGCAGCTAAACGATCAACCGCCCATAGACCTCTACGTGATCGG CCTGCAGGAAGTTATCGCCACGCCTGTGAGATTCATCTCAGACCTGATGGCAGAAGATTCCTGGAGCCATCTTTTCATGGACACACTGGGACCCGAAGGCTTTGTGAAG GTCACTTCAGTGAGGATGCAGggtttgctgctgctggtttTTGCCAAAATGATGCATCTCCCATTCATCAGAAACATCCAGACCACCTACACTCGCACCGGCATCTTTGGCTACTGG GGTAATAAAGGTGCCGTATCTGTACGGTTTTCCTTCTATGGCCACATGGTGTGCTTCGTGAACTGCCACCTTGCAGCTCACATGCACAACGCCCTGCAGCGCGTTGATGAGTTTGAGTACATCCTGGAAACACAAGACTTTGACATCTTTGACACCCCCCGGGTCCTGGACCACAA GGTGGTGTTCTGGTTTGGTGATCTGAACTTCCGTATCGAAGACCACGGATTGCATTTTGTCCGCTCATCCATCAATGGTGGGCGCCTCAATCTGCTGTGGAGCAAGGACCAG CTCCTCATGATGAAGAAAAAGGAGCCCTTCCTGCAGGAGTTTGAGGAAGGGCCGCTGAATTTTAAACCCACCTACAAGTTTGACCGTAAAGCTGAAACCTACGACACCAG CGGCAAGAAGAGGAAGCCAGCCTGGACGGATCGGATCCTCTGGCGGATCAAACCTAAAACCCTCCCGTCAGACGAGGATGATGAGGACGACGAGAAGGCTTCCACTTCCACAGACAATGGGCAGGATGAGTATCCAATCATGGTCACCCAGAACACATACACCAGCGTCATGAGCTACGGCGTGAGCGACCACAAGCCGGTCATCGGAAATTTCACTCTGGAG CTGAGGAAATACTTCGACACACAGCTGGTACACGTGGCGCCTGTGGGCGAATGGAGCGCAGACCAAAATGCTCTTCTGACTTACACCGTCCAAGAGGACTTTATGTCGTCCACGTGGGACTGGATCGGCCTCTACAAG ATCGGATTCAAGAATGCGTCTGACTATGAGACCTTCGTCTGGGTCAGAGAGAATGAGCTGCCAGAGGTTAATGAAGTCATAGAG AAACCTGTGGATAAAGATGAGATCCCTCTGCTAAGCGGAGAATATGTGCTGGGCTACTACAGCACCAACCTGAACAGCATCGTTGGCCTCAGTGACACCTTTCAG
- the inpp5kb gene encoding inositol polyphosphate 5-phosphatase K isoform X1 has product MDLLPDSSRLRSDSTSSSASQSSRSKTVLRQRLSQLMTCVEDMSSDDEAGEEVSRTLDEAFQLCGRLLPTDAFRLHMVTWNVATAEPSEDVASLLQLNDQPPIDLYVIGLQEVIATPVRFISDLMAEDSWSHLFMDTLGPEGFVKVTSVRMQGLLLLVFAKMMHLPFIRNIQTTYTRTGIFGYWGNKGAVSVRFSFYGHMVCFVNCHLAAHMHNALQRVDEFEYILETQDFDIFDTPRVLDHKVVFWFGDLNFRIEDHGLHFVRSSINGGRLNLLWSKDQLLMMKKKEPFLQEFEEGPLNFKPTYKFDRKAETYDTRTSIVALPLTMYRPRPLQRCSTTLLFLLTSLFWGGVCFWLGAWYRELNPPSGKKRKPAWTDRILWRIKPKTLPSDEDDEDDEKASTSTDNGQDEYPIMVTQNTYTSVMSYGVSDHKPVIGNFTLELRKYFDTQLVHVAPVGEWSADQNALLTYTVQEDFMSSTWDWIGLYKIGFKNASDYETFVWVRENELPEVNEVIEKPVDKDEIPLLSGEYVLGYYSTNLNSIVGLSDTFQILESKRAAMEGLVPKDVNGIN; this is encoded by the exons ATGGACCTTTTACCGGACAGTTCCCGTTTGCGCTCAGACAGCACAAGCAGCTCTGCGTCCCAGAGCTCCAGGTCCAAGACGGTCCTCCGCCAGCGCCTGTCCCAGCTGATGACCTGCGTAGAGGACATGAGTTCTGACGACGAAGCCGGCGAGGAGGTGTCCCGCACGCTGGACGAAGCCTTTCAGCTTTGTGGACGATTGCTACCCACAGATGCCTTCAG GCTGCACATGGTCACCTGGAATGTGGCTACAGCAGAACCTTCAGAGGATGTCGCCTCATTGCTGCAGCTAAACGATCAACCGCCCATAGACCTCTACGTGATCGG CCTGCAGGAAGTTATCGCCACGCCTGTGAGATTCATCTCAGACCTGATGGCAGAAGATTCCTGGAGCCATCTTTTCATGGACACACTGGGACCCGAAGGCTTTGTGAAG GTCACTTCAGTGAGGATGCAGggtttgctgctgctggtttTTGCCAAAATGATGCATCTCCCATTCATCAGAAACATCCAGACCACCTACACTCGCACCGGCATCTTTGGCTACTGG GGTAATAAAGGTGCCGTATCTGTACGGTTTTCCTTCTATGGCCACATGGTGTGCTTCGTGAACTGCCACCTTGCAGCTCACATGCACAACGCCCTGCAGCGCGTTGATGAGTTTGAGTACATCCTGGAAACACAAGACTTTGACATCTTTGACACCCCCCGGGTCCTGGACCACAA GGTGGTGTTCTGGTTTGGTGATCTGAACTTCCGTATCGAAGACCACGGATTGCATTTTGTCCGCTCATCCATCAATGGTGGGCGCCTCAATCTGCTGTGGAGCAAGGACCAG CTCCTCATGATGAAGAAAAAGGAGCCCTTCCTGCAGGAGTTTGAGGAAGGGCCGCTGAATTTTAAACCCACCTACAAGTTTGACCGTAAAGCTGAAACCTACGACACCAG AACGAGCATTGTGGCACTGCCCCTAACCATGTACAGACCCAGGCCCCTGCAGCGCTGCAGTAccaccctcctcttcctcctcacctCCCTCTTCTGGGGAGGGGTCTGTTTCTGGTTGGGGGCTTGGTATAGAGAATTAAACCCACCAAG CGGCAAGAAGAGGAAGCCAGCCTGGACGGATCGGATCCTCTGGCGGATCAAACCTAAAACCCTCCCGTCAGACGAGGATGATGAGGACGACGAGAAGGCTTCCACTTCCACAGACAATGGGCAGGATGAGTATCCAATCATGGTCACCCAGAACACATACACCAGCGTCATGAGCTACGGCGTGAGCGACCACAAGCCGGTCATCGGAAATTTCACTCTGGAG CTGAGGAAATACTTCGACACACAGCTGGTACACGTGGCGCCTGTGGGCGAATGGAGCGCAGACCAAAATGCTCTTCTGACTTACACCGTCCAAGAGGACTTTATGTCGTCCACGTGGGACTGGATCGGCCTCTACAAG ATCGGATTCAAGAATGCGTCTGACTATGAGACCTTCGTCTGGGTCAGAGAGAATGAGCTGCCAGAGGTTAATGAAGTCATAGAG AAACCTGTGGATAAAGATGAGATCCCTCTGCTAAGCGGAGAATATGTGCTGGGCTACTACAGCACCAACCTGAACAGCATCGTTGGCCTCAGTGACACCTTTCAG